The Acanthochromis polyacanthus isolate Apoly-LR-REF ecotype Palm Island chromosome 5, KAUST_Apoly_ChrSc, whole genome shotgun sequence genome includes a window with the following:
- the LOC127534208 gene encoding tripartite motif-containing protein 16-like, with product MAQQRNQPDSKKFSCSICLDLLKDPVTTSCGHSYCMDCIKTHWDGEDGQRIYSCPQCRKTFTPRPVLEKHVLLAELVEDLKKTGLQAATDDHCYAGPEDVACDVCTGRKMKAVKSCLVCLASYCENHLQPHHDSPPLKKHQLVEPSKNLQSNICSHHDEVMKIFCLTDQQVICYLCTMDEHKGHETAPAAAERKKKQKELEVSRLNIQQRIQDRQKDVELLQQELEAIKVSADKTVEDSEKIFIQMIHLIQKRGRDVEQQIRFQQETEESRVKELQEKLEQEIRDLKRKDAELKQFSDTPDHNHFLHNYPSVSALSESTHSFSINIRPLRHFEDVTAAVKELRDQLQDILRDTWTNISLAITEVDVLLSEPQAKPKTRDEFLKYSREITLDPNTAFRYLLLSVGNRKVTSTGEDQLYPDHPDRFTGWCQVLSKESLTGRCYWEVEWRGGGVYVAVTYKNICRKGKSDECVFGRNDKSWALRCDTNSYSFYYNNTTTSVSGPQSSRIGVYLDHRAGILYFYSVSEIMTLLHRVQTTFTERIHAGVWVLDLGTTAEFLEVK from the coding sequence ATGGCGCAGCAAAGAAATCAACCGGATTCAAAGAAATTCTCTTGTTCCATCTGTCTGGATCTACTGAAGGATCCGGTCACTACTTCCTGTGGACACAGCTACTGCATGGACTGTATTAAAACACACTGGGATGGAGAGGATGGTCAGAGAATCTACAGCTGTCCTCAGTGCAGGAAGACTTTCACACCGAGGCCTGTCCTGGAGAAACACGTCCTGTTAGCAGAGTTAGTTGAGGATCTGAAGAAGACTGGACTCCAAGCTGCTACTGATGATCACTGCTATGCTGGACCTGAAGATGTGGCCTGTGATGTCTGCACTGGGAGGAAGATGAAGGCTGTCAAGTCCTGTCTGGTCTGTTTGGCCTCTTATTGTGAAAATCACCTCCAACCTCACCATGATTCACCTCCATTGAAGAAACACCAGCTGGTGGAGCCCTCCAAGAACCTCCAGTCGAACATCTGCTCTCATCATGATGAGGTGATGAAgattttctgtctcactgaTCAGCAGGTGATCTGTTATCTCTGCACAATGGATGAACATAAAGGCCATGAAACagccccagcagcagcagaaaggaagaagaagcagaaggagcTGGAAGTGAGTCGACTGAACatccagcagagaatccaggacagacagaaagatgtgGAGCTGCTTCAACAGGAGCTGGAGGCCATCAAAGTCTCTGCTGATAAAACAGTGGAGGACAGTGAGAAGATATTTATCCAGATGATCCATCTCATCCAGAAAAGAGGCCGagatgtggagcagcagatcagattcCAGCAGGAGACTGAAGAGAGTCGAGTGAAAGAGCTTCAAgagaagctggagcaggagatcaGAGATCTGAAGAGGAAAGATGCTGAGCTGAAGCAGTTCTCAGATACACCAGATCACAACCACTTTCTTCACAACTACCCCTCAGTGTCAGCACTCAGTGAGTCCACACACTCATTCAGCATCAACATCCGTCCTCTGAGACACTTTGAGGacgtgacagcagctgtgaaagAGCTCAGAGATCAACTGCAGGACATTCTGAGGGACACATGGACAAACATCTCACTGGCAATCACTGAAGTGGATGTTTTACTGTCAGAACCACAAGCAAAACCAAAGACCAGAGATGAGTTCTTAAAATATTCAAGAGAAATCactctggatccaaacacagcatTCAGATATCTATTACTATCTGTAGGGAACAGAAAAGTAACATCCACAGGAGAAGATCAACtttatcctgatcatccagacagattcaCTGGATGGTGTCAGGTCCTGAGTAAagagagtctgactggacgttgttactgggaggtggagtggagaggaggaggagtttatGTAGCGGTCACATACAAGAATATCTGCAGAAAAGGAAAGTCAGATGAATGTGTTTTTGGAAGAAATGACAAATCTTGGGCTTTACGTTGTGACACCAACAGTTATTCATTTTACTACAACAACACTACAACTTCTGTCTCTGGTCCTCAGTCCTCCAGAATCGGAGTTTATCTGGATCACAGAGCAggtattctgtatttttacagcgTCTCGGAAATAATGactctcctccacagagtccagaccacattcactgagcGCATACATGCTGGAGTTTGGGTTTTAGATTTGGGAACCACTGCAGAGTTCCTTGAAGTCAAATAG